Within Dysgonomonas sp. HDW5A, the genomic segment TTTTATTAAAATTTTTATGGGTTAAAAAATTTATTAATCCGAATTTAACTTAACCAGTACTCCTTTATGTATTTCTACATTACCTAAATGATATCTTTTCTATATTCATTTTGAGGTCTACAAAAATACGCAAAAAATATATTTTTCGCTAATTATTCACTGTCAAAATTATGCATAGAACTATCCTCCTTAGTATAATCAAGAATTGGCTTTTAACAACAAGCAATTCTGCAATACGGGGTTTACAAAATGCAAACAAAACGAATTTTCGATATTACATTTTAACAAATATATTTTTCTACCATATATTTTTTTTCACCATTAATTAAATCCAATTTTGGATAAATATAATTAATAAGCTACGTTCTTAAATTTATTGATCTATTTTTAGTTAAATTTGCGATCTTAAAAACAGAATACAATTTACTATAAATAACGCACCTGCAAAAAATGAATAGCTTTGCTAATTTTTTCCGGAAACCTATATTTTCCGATAAAAGATTTCTTCTTTCCATTTGGATTGTTCTTGGAGTCATAGGCTCTTTAAAAGGAAGTAAAATACACAATAATTATCTGATATTTAAAGGTGTTTTCAATCACACCATACAACAGATAAATTTATATACGGCTTATCCGTCAGAATATCACGACTCCAATCATTATGGACCTTTTTTCAGTTTGATCATTGCCCCTTTTACATTCTTGCCTGATCAAATAGGTGTTCTACTATGGAATCTATCAATGGGATTATGCCTCTTTGTTGCATTCTACTACTTGCCTATTCAATGGCGAAAGATGTACCTATTCTTTTATATAGTATTGATCCAACTATATACCTGTATAATGAATTCGCAGACAAACGGGCTAATTGCTGCTCTTATAATAGGTAGTTTTCTATTTATACGAAAAGAAAAAGACTTCTGGGCTGCATGCTTTATTATGCTTGGGGTATTTATTAAATTGTATGGAATTGTAGGATTAAGTTTCTTTTTCTTTTCGAAGCATAAAGGTAAATTCATAGTTTATTTATTTTTTTGGGCTGCAATCTTCTTTGTCTTACCCATGTTTATTTCATCACCCGAATTTATTATCCAAAGTTATTATGACTGGTACGCATCCCTCTCAAATAAAAGTGTTGAAAATATGACAAACTTCTCTCAGGATATGTCTGCGATTGGACTAGTCAGAAGGACTTTTGACATTATGGATGCTTCCGC encodes:
- a CDS encoding glycosyltransferase family 87 protein, translated to MNSFANFFRKPIFSDKRFLLSIWIVLGVIGSLKGSKIHNNYLIFKGVFNHTIQQINLYTAYPSEYHDSNHYGPFFSLIIAPFTFLPDQIGVLLWNLSMGLCLFVAFYYLPIQWRKMYLFFYIVLIQLYTCIMNSQTNGLIAALIIGSFLFIRKEKDFWAACFIMLGVFIKLYGIVGLSFFFFSKHKGKFIVYLFFWAAIFFVLPMFISSPEFIIQSYYDWYASLSNKSVENMTNFSQDMSAIGLVRRTFDIMDASALYIIIPGIILFGLQYIKTEKYNQLTYQLGILASTLLFMVLFSTGSESETYIIALTGVSIWFFIQEEPHKKWVVFLLLFTIFWTWVTTSHLFPKSIRVDIFKRYSLKALPCLVVWLILVYQLITSRGIIKLSNPDEL